GAGTGCCACCAGCTGCACACCTCCTTTCCAGTAGCCTTGTGGGTTGGGGTTGCTGGAGTCCAACCGGACTGAGCTTGGCCGAACTCGAGTAAGACAGCGCTTAGTGAAGCTCACCAGTTCCTCTGGGCTCTCACTTGCCAGCCGGCCTGCTTCACCCTCTCCTAAAGAGCAGAGGGTCCAATAAGAGGAGTCTGGGAAACCTGGGGTGCTGGGTGTAGAGGGAGTGGATGGAGGAGAGGTTTGTTGAGACTGCTGAGTATTAGGACGGTGAGTATAGAAGTTACAGCTACCAGTGCGAGCCACTGCAATCAGATCAGAAAGCTCTCGCCGCAATCGAAGTCGCCTTGGCTGAGGCGGAGGTGGAACCACCAGAACAACCCCTAGGTCCTCTTCCCCAGGAATGGTCATCCGACGACCAGCCAGTGGACCTCCACCACCAatctcctcatcctcttcagATACTTCTCCCTCAGAGCCCTCCTCTTCTGGAGGCAGTTTTTTGCCTACCAGCAGCACCCTTCCCTTTAGCTGCTCAGGAGAGGGTAGTGTGGAAGTCCGTCCCCCGGGAGTAATGGGCAAGCATTCTGGCCTGTACAGTTTTGCTCCAAATACCTTCTTTAGGTGCAGTGCTAGCGTGTGCTGCTGGCTGGGGGAACATCGCTGACACAAGTATAGTAGCAATGGGTACTGAGAGTTGAGAAAGGcatatttgttaattaattccAGAGCACTGAGCAGTGTAACTAGgctgtggtgatgatggtggtggtggtggtgatgatgatggtgcttGGTGTCTGACTCATGATCAACACCCAAAAGCGGTTCCCCAGCAGGTCCATCAGTTACCCCAAGCTCCAAACATCGACACCCAGATCGTAGCGCTCGTGTCAGCCCTAACAGATCGGCCTTACCATGAACTTGATCATCTAGCAGATAGGAGCGGTAGGATGTACTGATATAATAGTGGCACAAGGGCAGGGTCATGTCATGACACACATACTGGTGCTCAGGGTCAAACACCTGGCACTCATTTGACTGAAGATAGTGGGTAAAGCCATCTAGGCCCAGGAGACCTTTCTCACGGCACACTGCAGAGGGTTCAAAGCGCCGCAGGAGCTCTAGGCAGCCTTCAGTGGTGGCCAATGGCAGCCCCTGCTCCGTCTCCAAGAAAAGACGTAGGTCCTGTACATCTAGGCACTCCTGGTCTTTTGATAGCTGCACTAAAAGGAAGTAAACATCAGGCCGGGTACACAGCTCACAGTAAGCCTCCTGAAATTCTTCAAGTGTCACATGAGATGTCAGCTTCTCTTTGCTACGTTGGATCTCCTTAAAGCGCAAACGTACCTAAAGCATAGAGAGTGTAGATAGGGGAGACTTATAGTTATAGATACAGTTCAATAGACTACAATATATGTTATAAATACATTTGGAAACCCTATTCaataaaaatatcacaaaacattaaacaataGTGAGAGCTggtatttagtttaaaaaaacatcatagGAGGTACAAACTAGGGCTTTCTTTTAAGAAGATTTTCAAAAGTGTCCTCCTCTAAAGCTCCTCTAAACTGTCAAAGATTCTGAATGCTGAACTTGATGCTTAGAAATGTGGAATATCTCTAAATTATCTGTCTCTAACCATCTGTGTCTTATTGTAACTGTTTATCAAATCCTGCGCCAAACAGTAATGGCAGATTTCCACAAACATTTGACACGATCAAGCATATAGAAGATTACAGCACAGTAATGAGGGTTGCTAATCACAGGCAGAAGCACAGATTCTACACTTCTCTGCCCTGTCTGTTTGCCCTTTAGTGCCTTTATTTGTCTTTTCTGTTGCCACATGAAGCAGATGCCTCACACCCGCTGTCACAGAGACTTAGAGGCATGGTTCTGTTGCTCTTTTCTGTCCTCCTTCTGTCCTCAGCTGTCAGCAAACTTcccctccacacacatacacacacacacatacaaacatgtgtgtctgtgcagctGTTAAATTCCACTCCCCAAGTCACTGTGAAGCACAGCAGCCAGTCTGAGCAGTGATGCAGAGACAGGGGCTTTACTACTGTTTCTGTCATCTGCAACtttgtaatttgttttgtttaacactATGAAGTCCCCTGATGCTTTTACGCTTTTAACCCCAAAATCGAATTCTGTTATTTAATGAGTGAACTCATTAAAAACACCCTTATGGGTACTCCTGTATGATACTCTGGGTAGACCATTGAAGGTTCTACATAGAGTACTAGGCCTTTAAAAAAGGATCAAAATAGGAACTGCTAGTATAGTAACAGCAATAGCTGCATCTATACAATCATTCAGATAGAGACTCAAGGTCTATCTCTAACAAAACAATTGGCTGGTTTTCCATTTTGGTGCTTTAGACAGTAATAACACGTtcacattttacaaaaataagcTTTAGAATGTGTTCAAATTGTGAAAAAACTATTCAAATTTAGAAGTTTATCAAAcagaaatttaattaaaagtaagATTTGTGCCCATTTGATAATTATTTTGCAGTCGATTTTACACTGTCTCACCTTTGCTTCCTTAATTCCAGGGCATAATTTGCAGATGGTGGCCACAGCTATGTCCTCTGACACAATTCCATGCCCATCCTCATCTCCCAGGGCAAACTCTGCTGCCAGCCAATCCCTCCTCAACTTGCTTCCCACGCTTCTCTCTCCTactcctccatctcctccacTTCCACCAGACAAGGCTCCAGGGTGAGACACCAAATACCGTAAGCCAGTCACCCAGATGTTTGCTACATCAGGCGACAATGCCACCAGGTCCAGGGACTGATAATCATCTCCATGAATGATGGAAAAGGCAGCTTCTTCGGCCAAGTGATCTGATGGGCCATTATGAAGAAAGGTTTCAGTGCTTTTACCTGTGCGGACCTCTCGGATAGAGGAAATGTCCAGTCGAGCACGGTCCGCATCCTTTTTTGAAGGCTCCCAACGCAGGCAGGCTTGTTCAGGGTCCAAGGTGAAGAAACGGCAATAAATACGCATGTTGGGCCGTACTTTTTTTAGCTCACAGCCACCCTGCATAAAGGCCAAACAATCAGCTGCACTGCTCACTTTCTTCTCTGATGGCATGCTGCTGAAGGAAACTGTTTTCTTGCGCCCACCGCCAACTTTGGTGACTGAAGGGTCCTACAGGGAAGAGAGCGTGAGTCAGGTTCAGTTATGATTCTGGAGTCTTAAGTCTTAAACAGAGATAAAGGTACCGAAGGACATTGAAAGACAGTGTACTGTATCAAGAGTTTTAAAAGTACTTGGCTGAAAATGTAACTGATTTTAGATGCTaatttaacattatatatagatagatagatatagatatattgtataatgtatGTAATGTTATATAACACATACTATTATACCACATTCTACTCCATtccaacacaatacaacaataCATGTCAAAAGAATAATTTTACATCAAATAGCTAAAACTATAGACATAATGATTAGAAATCACAAATAGGAACATTTAAAGTTTCCACCTATACGCTGTAATTGGAAGCAAAAACGGCTGACTTAAATGTTTGCTTTGAAGAATAGTCTGGAAATCAATCAAGCTACTTGTCACATCAGCCCAGGATAGGTCCCCCACCCCTGAGTGCTGAACTACTTACACTTCTGCATGAACAGTGTATAAAGCGAACTAAAACATTCATTGTTATGTCTAGCCAACTGCACCTTTTCTGAGGcttgtacatacagtagtgaATTGCTTTCCTGTGTTTTGACTCTTGCCTCTTTTTTTAACTGCTTTCTCCCAATCAAGCTTGCTGTGTGTTGACCACTGTCCTCCTTCAACCTTCATTTTGGACTGTGTATTGGTTTGTCTTGTAATAATCCTCCAGCAAACCTCAAATCTCTTTCTAGTCCTGTGAGTTATGCTGCTTTAATACCTCTATGAAAAATGTGCTCTATTTTCCCTTTCATAAGCTCATATACGTTACTGACCCATTCTTTGTTCTACCTCCTGAAGCTGTTGTGTGGTCTTACACTGATGAAAGGCACAGAAGTGTGCAGCAATATCAGCGTGATTGGGGTTACAGAAAACCTCTGTGTCCGCTCTGTTTTATCCTCTTTTGCTGCAATGCTAGTATATGCACTTTGCTTAATTGTGAAAGTCTGTTAGCATGACTGTTACATGTTATTCGTTTGAATGTGCAAAGTAGACTAAAAAGTAGACATTAATTTTCAAATCATAAACTCAATAACTatacaaaatgagaaaataaaaattagacaattaaacaatataacaatTACAATATCACAATATCAAGAGTACAATATCATCaatttgtatgttttattataGATATGCCAGCTCTCCTGTTCTGTGTAAAATTCAGAGTTGAAAAAGTGGTGGTAGCCATAGCTTTTgcctgatcagtaatccaattAACCAAACACAACTGTCCTTCCAGAAGTTACCCTTCAGCAGACAGGAGAAacttttcaaaataataaagcCTTCTAGGTCAAAATTAACAAGACAGCAGACTTTGGAGAGAAAACTGTAGCTCCTCAGACTGACAACTGTCTCAGTCTGAAACCTGCCTGTTGATCTGGATCAGGACTCTGCTGCAGAACATCTCAGATCAGGGATTCTTAGACCAAACAGCTAAAAGAAAGAAGTCAGCAAGGtagaaaatacatacataaattgTTGGATCTCAATACCAAGGACATGAGATGAGCACAGGTCTGCAGGTCCCTGCTTCCCTGCAACAAACACTGATTcaaatattctaaaaaaaaaaaaaaattaaatccagATGTCTTTAGCAAATCTGTTAATCTGTTATGCTGGTTTATAAGGGCACATACACAAGAAACTAAATCTCCCTATGCttgcttcattttctttcatttttattaaacattttattttttatttttcttttattaatctCTTTAACCTCAGCACTAAGCACTGTGTGAAAACTAAAAGCTATAAGTGGTGAGGAAGTGGCTAATAGGTTATGTATTGAAAATGGTGTGAATGGTGGGATGAAAGTAAGCTAAAAGAagcagcttatttatttatttatttgtttgtttgtttgtttgtttgtttgtcataaaattgtataaaatgtagaGTAAAATGGTTCTATAAATTATTGCAACAGAAAAACTAAAAGGTTAAACAAGTTACCTGCACAGTGGTTGGTGCTGGGAGATGAATTGGGGTTAAATATAGTCTCAAAAAATAtatcacaaaaatatatataaaaagagaaaggagaTCCCTAAAGTGGAGAGACTGAGTAAAAGTATCATATGATGCTGTTAGAAAGTAACAACAGGCTCAAATCATGTGCAAAAAAGCAGAACAACAAAGCAATTTTCAAGTTAATCCTCCTGGTCTCTAGCTGTGGGAAAccacctttaattttttttttttttaaacaactgctTGGACCCATATCTTTAGGAATGTTCAGGATTATCATCTATACCCTAAGACTAGGCTAGTTCACATTGGCTTCCCATCCCTTTGCTTCTGAAAACAGACAAATGCAGTCTGTATCATGGCAGAACAGTATAGACAGAAAACGCACATGGTGGAGACAGTTTATGGCTATTCTTGGCACATTAATAAGATAAACTATAAATCAATTGTCATGAAAGGTCATGGGAAACTATTGAGAGAGAACTGTCCTCAGTAGAAATTTGTGAGTAAGCAAAGATCAGAGAAAGATGAAACAGAGGCTGGCTGAGCAATTGGAAACAGAATAGTAACAAAATAATGCAATTAAGTCTGGATTATTCCATGTTCAAACAACTCATTCACCATTCTAGGAACAATGCTGTTGAGACAATAATCCATGACTTCTATTGATCAAAGAATTctttttgtgtgcatttgtgtgacTAAATACATCCCCCTCTATGGACATCAATTGACCTATGATGGCTATTGATTTTTCAATCTTCTAGCTAACACATTATTCCAGTAACCAAAAACCCACCCAGAACCAACATATTTCTACTCATTCTATCACTTTATGGTGCATGTAATCTAGTTTTCCAATGCAGCTTGAATGACTGACCTCTGTAATTAGCACAACCCACAGCATGGCAATCCCACAGCTAATCCAAGTCACATGGAGTAACAGTAATTCTATGCTGGCAGTGAACTTGGATTAGCCTATAATATGTTCAGGTGTTCAACAATTCAACTGTGTGACTAAATACAAATGAGATGGATATAAGGAAATGAGACCTAGCGTTGATATCCTAAGGCTGTTTCTTAATAGACTGCTGGATATGTCAAATAAAAGTGTGCTTTCTGACTTGGATCCCTCTGGAATGTCAGAAATTAGCAATTTTTATCATGTCTAATATGAATCTTGCAGGACAAAGAATGACCATGTTGATTAACATAGAAGTGCATTGGGTCCAGTACATTtaacatgttcattcattcatcgtcAGTAATTGCTTTATCTTAGATTAAGTCTCTTTCAGTTAtgatattaatttgtttatatactgtatgaaaatTGGTACAAAGCCAATATTGGCAGCAAGtactaacaaaaataataactgctGAGATGGATGGATTGTTCAAACTTTATGCAAGTCCAAGTAAGATTGAAGTCCCTAAAAATAAACGCACTTACACCTTTCAGTCACAAACACGTGGGCCAAAAATGAAGTAAGGAGTTTAGTTTACTTGACACTTGTTAATCATACAGGGCAGAACAAGATAAGCAATTACTTTCTCCTACTGCAAAGATATGGAGTTTAAGAAGTTAGGTGAATAGTGCTTGTCACCAGACCACCCAAGTGTACAAAAGTATTATAAACAGTTCAAATCAGGAATGTGAACTGATTAAACTGGCTGCTAGCATACACTGAAAACACTATACTGCAGAACATGGCAGCACT
The genomic region above belongs to Tachysurus vachellii isolate PV-2020 chromosome 8, HZAU_Pvac_v1, whole genome shotgun sequence and contains:
- the plcl1 gene encoding inactive phospholipase C-like protein 1, with amino-acid sequence MERDCDGEEAVDSIPTGARRGARRSGVLLPDTDTPLLESVKAATAPRRSSIIKDPSVTKVGGGRKKTVSFSSMPSEKKVSSAADCLAFMQGGCELKKVRPNMRIYCRFFTLDPEQACLRWEPSKKDADRARLDISSIREVRTGKSTETFLHNGPSDHLAEEAAFSIIHGDDYQSLDLVALSPDVANIWVTGLRYLVSHPGALSGGSGGDGGVGERSVGSKLRRDWLAAEFALGDEDGHGIVSEDIAVATICKLCPGIKEAKVRLRFKEIQRSKEKLTSHVTLEEFQEAYCELCTRPDVYFLLVQLSKDQECLDVQDLRLFLETEQGLPLATTEGCLELLRRFEPSAVCREKGLLGLDGFTHYLQSNECQVFDPEHQYVCHDMTLPLCHYYISTSYRSYLLDDQVHGKADLLGLTRALRSGCRCLELGVTDGPAGEPLLGVDHESDTKHHHHHHHHHHHHHSLVTLLSALELINKYAFLNSQYPLLLYLCQRCSPSQQHTLALHLKKVFGAKLYRPECLPITPGGRTSTLPSPEQLKGRVLLVGKKLPPEEEGSEGEVSEEDEEIGGGGPLAGRRMTIPGEEDLGVVLVVPPPPQPRRLRLRRELSDLIAVARTGSCNFYTHRPNTQQSQQTSPPSTPSTPSTPGFPDSSYWTLCSLGEGEAGRLASESPEELVSFTKRCLTRVRPSSVRLDSSNPNPQGYWKGGVQLVALNQQTPGAMLDLSRGRFAQNGSCGYVLKPAVMRDEVSYFSAQSQGCVPGVPPQTLRVKVISAHNLPKPQGSGAKGEVIDPYVVLELHGVPADCAEQRTRTAAQNQDNPLFDETFEFQVNMPELALLRFVVLDDDYIGDDFIGQYTIAFECLQPGYRNVPLLGLAGEPLPHASLFVHVAITNRRGGGKAQRRGLSVKRGGRRGREYVTLRNTAIKVLDDTFRSAGTPLKEATDLRENSLSATVAFKEQCGLPPVSTLKQCMQSLATRLQGPDASPGASLILKDGYPCLEPLTNLNDTTRKLLNAYDTMISANKQLIENADAVQERIAQVQKEGMVFHEDLAKLGEKENLKERKLSKAVESFTWNITVLKGQCDLLRSAKMDALDALRQLVLACEASGLTLNSDLQYTPHNLTSRRGSSHGNGRI